A genomic stretch from Plasmodium brasilianum strain Bolivian I chromosome 9, whole genome shotgun sequence includes:
- a CDS encoding hypothetical protein (conserved Plasmodium protein): MKKIEKNLMSDETNEYNATLSDCNSTDYNSNYKEGYKNSENNEDTFSEECNTPKFEKVIENNRINIRINKNANTQNCKKEKCKRKTNNSFICNLVKKIEDIYKRQLLNNNNNIEQNDCKTLIKSKCKCASKCMSKCKSSFMLNEYLNVEPTNNVFYRRRTPNETLHSSDFNGINLRPLLRFKSLHNYNNNNEMSKLQQQQKKAIIKISNISPSQRFTNNGIYTNQSTPYGTPANFFGLHKNIATGKFNVTKNEECKNSILPSPYFDMYHYSNKTNRRPYRSSNNHKTPPGYVRSVRVVPGCNPLSKVKNEGQKGRKYEGENRQRNEEIEKMNNEPNCSSHNNMNRKTSKICLHINRRGRQSRNRSKNNDKDETCSHKGSEEANCDKEATLFTCDQNLSNRNKRFEEKNKRSKFRASLSAPLKICNKWSNMKRGIHNNCENYENGEALFPLSSINGISINMNKGIDGREIFLHTHNTNSRVGEKDDGNDCIFPSTHCYNISNNEHRCRKCRNRKKRDVKMAYGGIHPANYGLSVLNHDIIEKRSIRNPQNYSNSNSSSYSNGNNSPLGDRMSENKNIGVYMERRRSAFPTTFDNYNKIYYCDGKKGFLKKIDGKKIQRNESHPCEQHENESNDNGKYLKIVGNGTSYIQIEDNKYGKSNNSGIFLDQRNYKSLHDVNDNKTIRYAEGKMHANEMEAHEEGKKEKQVGSLHNSRIRSSSRSNSNSDCRQDALIPMDYKIVKYVDSRGTSKNCIEEDVHIVDGKKRIHNNCMIPLINDGSFTRKCKYQNLKTITIRSDSKSSCDKKGLRCKEACIKSGRLKFRKDTFYNNEKKYNSKNNELYSHKDNMEKFKIVQCYKGDGEHVLLDPLYRFRCDKLKEEETLNLNKIKRNLKNLTSEKPKEICSNTILQIQDEQNGMKAKLCNVADAPSNNNNTKISSQMTRCISKRALPNRLNRLDIPNMYETDTNNNEKGRVNESYYHNKDSSSRCCLNSGRANKRISKRNKFEGNYKYYSKCPLKRISPSMDDNVNKKRIGKRCRSDYGYCFNAVNEEQNYNLSDGHSKYSDKMVEGSKSINSYHPTSNMFEKRKNKKKEDKQFISSRKARQLNSTINECHNKLSAENCYDKYDMQCSQNGSSSVLAGENEHSQGSIDKGGREGRMREKIIRNEEFLGKEKIIDMDKVLREPTIGRTSTSISKICETDTYGCIDGYTKNQLCDIRLLRGNFSHQEKKREIKNSYSYTNRSSKGGNSTLYAVGRYPVVVKDEQRDKMKMCNIPSTRSIYHGKNSSIHMKKKSMLGKYRSNLDDVELEHNSYSNKVHETERQSNQRMRCYSSEGEKSICNVDSKLDKLYSTQDGFSRCVHKNGGAYKKESTKCCHHNSDSNNSMSNNLKSKSKDDKLSYILSSNKFIRAQRKKKRGALEGFVCEGECNNLLRNGREMVKHSNGDKHGEPPKNVLYNEHRSGTSVRRGVSVRSSNRGRSDKRGNSTELKRRIPDLVNHEERYYTKNNIYDSAGVRSENDSKYHSNERRLYRKERNHTYGNDYKGKSTKCSSKSKGYGTTKYANDMNNNEEAKYKNERKKREFLQYNNSYSSNHSRNRSLYEKNISPCNSHKQDFHFSTSRNCDSNTYNLNEKLSDINVPTVILKKPTIIISDNSNGDKEEKKEFGKKNIFTCSYVNENYNPKEKVHSSSIHSKEGNNMDHYYSSEFHNRKNELSKNRENIISQNAHEKSTNDIYRINCTSKEENDLSVKKMNRSKLSYILYDEHDDMGKNNNKFFKFKKKKKYDTTDEQLRYKIATSTGSSHDKKESSTKSRIINEPIRGVKRELYISTNEENRYFREQKNSSVEKDREYIKSINRSLSSHPTNYENVEKNSKNGNLSMHIYNSKNIDNVFLHREKRKSSESICRKVSSNLREEHIFPDTETDRSKISSKGKRNAQINTDEKKHICADNYNTINSGLFEADEKILQTDSLKRRNSGKLMDGQLVGSHHTDSVERPLSSNIDVQNYSRSYINMNSKNLHIGCTKLSTDDYRTLICRKNSLSSTSANCDNEQTEGSNEDFCKSAKDIYLKRQSENSLKSRKQKSISYNNKWESKDKLGNNMNTKKGSGLVYHKEGLFDGGTNTDLSYRRNKYSIKKCINSFTPQHDNTERGNHDNTDRYDDMDNYSDNYNDNYECINRGASSQINGDKEKRLTDSHNNNSFKIKNKGNMNNHRRGKGQKIIHALHYNNYSDSEKCKSSNVNTSDHISRGNIMNSSSEYLNCHNTNGSLTSTVNKAFEKKKKIRSKCSSDSKSVEEIRYSNSRENKNFKNSISGYNKEMENYDNNNLRNAHTKLSSESDKKWSEKKSKSKNMNNYHSNIHTCKAMSNEKKLTINSFNENILSEKDEVNDKYSFNKSLNLSKTMNKFDQNKASNSIVLKEEEKGKGTNCSNSIIFNSVNGQMSQGIQNACKGQVISYLTDNKADNNGKRTDNYNCAMYNVAGDEGNANVSANVGKSESHIKIQTEGDAVKREMSSEYCPMNCFNIGEDKNIPRKPLNSVLGLKEANDYMKNELNYYLTNSIKNENAHEDTTKKMDCTPSSFNMVNDIKNSVHNEEPIKNIYNTSNIVDKSYFCVRDNREIFNTLNSGEINCIHENINNSVSNGNRNSSDNIDGNGSNSSSANSNGNSGYSSVCIRKNNSNASDIATAHNSSTPVGSGIPVTTNAYPNGTCLSEERGNPICFNGNGNVFTCINSNEREQIKFTNPAFRISSDSELRKGYHNNVYYDDINRNQNVSVPPLTSTTNTNNSMIYQMPPSYHLMNKRSIYGNAINPTSTAPEPATRSIIFNYNRTSNNDNNINSEYMNGKNISSNNIISNNISRNIINGNNNDPNLVINPSLVNGNGSGGTYYYSKAFSTGNLHNEHFKNNIFYTKFASNDNNYSDNKNNILLNRLVNNNNEGSDSPINIPEAQGILDPNFSKINNTVQMNNTKMQNIINNNYANLRNNPLVNNNMKNQNIFYDINGKAYMHSVVTA, translated from the coding sequence atgaaaaaaatagaaaaaaaccTTATGAGCGATGAAACGAATGAATATAATGCTACATTGAGTGATTGTAATTCTACTGATTACAATTCTAATTACAAGGAGGGGTATAAGAACagtgaaaataatgaagataCATTTTCAGAAGAGTGTAATACACCAAAATTTGAAAAGGTAATTGAGAacaatagaataaatataagaataaataaaaacgcAAATACtcaaaattgcaaaaaagaaaaatgtaaaagaaaaacaaataattctTTCATTTGTAATCTTGTTAAGAAAATAgaggatatatataaaagacagctattgaataataataataatatagaacAAAATGATTGTAAGACTCTAATTAAATCTAAATGTAAATGTGCGTCTAAGTGTATGTCTAAATGTAAGTCTTCATTTATGCTCAACGAATATTTGAACGTTGAACCAACTAACAATGTATTTTATAGACGTAGAACACCAAATGAAACCTTACATAGTAGTGATTTCAATGGTATAAATTTAAGACCACTTCTAAGATTTAAAAGTCTACACAActacaataataacaatgaaaTGAGTAAGCtacaacaacaacaaaaaaaagctattataaaaatatcaaacATAAGTCCATCTCAAAGATTTACAAATAATGGCATTTATACTAATCAATCTACTCCTTATGGTACACCAGCAAATTTTTTTGggttacataaaaatatagctaCTGGGAAATTCAATGTTACGAAAAATGAAGAGTGCAAAAATAGCATACTTCCCTCTCCTTATTTCGACATGTATCATTACAGTAACAAGACAAATAGAAGGCCGTATCGAAGTAGTAACAATCATAAAACGCCTCCTGGATATGTGAGATCAGTTCGCGTAGTCCCTGGGTGCAATCCCCTGAGTAAAGTAAAAAACGAGGGTCagaaaggaagaaaatatGAGGGGGAAAATAGACAAAGAAACGAGGAAAtcgaaaaaatgaacaatgaACCCAACTGCTCAAGTCACAACAATATGAACAGGAAAACAAGCAAAAtttgtttacatataaataggAGAGGAAGACAAAGCAGAAATCGAAGTAAAAACAACGATAAGGATGAAACATGTTCTCATAAAGGATCAGAGGAAGCCAATTGTGATAAAGAGGCTACTCTATTTACTTGCGATCAAAATTTAAGTAATCGTAATAAAAGATttgaagagaaaaataaaagaagcaAATTTAGAGCTAGTCTATCTGCTCCTctaaaaatatgcaataaGTGGAGTAACATGAAGAGAGGAATTCACAACAATTGTGAGAATTACGAAAATGGTGAAGCGCTTTTTCCACTAAGCTCTATTAATGGGATATcaataaatatgaacaaaggCATAGATGGAAGAGAAATATTTCTTCATACACATAACACTAATAGTAGAGTGGGGGAAAAAGATGATGGAAATGACTGTATATTCCCAAGTACACACTGTTAcaatatatctaataatgaGCACAGATGTAGAAAGTGCAGgaacaggaaaaaaagagaCGTCAAAATGGCATATGGGGGAATACACCCAGCAAACTATGGACTGTCAGTGCTTAACCATGATATTATTGAGAAGCGGTCGATTCGTAATCCGcaaaattatagtaatagtaatagtagtagttaTAGTAATGGTAACAATAGTCCACTGGGCGATAGGATgagtgaaaataaaaatattgggGTTTACATGGAAAGGAGAAGATCAGCTTTTCCAACTACATttgataattataacaagATATATTATTGCGATGGTAAAAAAggattcttaaaaaaaattgatggGAAGAAAATACAGAGAAATGAATCTCATCCTTGTGAACAACATGAAAATGAAAGTAATGACAAcggaaaatatttaaaaattgtggGGAACGGCActtcatacatacaaatagaAGATAATAAATATGGCAAATCGAATAACTCTGGCATTTTTTTGGACCAACGTAACTATAAAAGCTTGCACGATGTAAATGACAATAAAACGATCAGATATGCAGAAGGGAAAATGCATGCCAATGAAATGGAAGCACATGAAGAggggaaaaaggaaaaacaagtAGGATCCCTTCACAATAGCAGAATAAGAAGTAGCAGTAgaagtaacagtaacagtgACTGCCGTCAAGACGCGCTGATCCCGATGGattataaaattgtaaaatatgtAGACTCGAGGGGCACTAGTAAAAATTGCATAGAGGAGGACGTACATATAGTAGATGGTAAAAAGagaatacataataattgtaTGATTCCCCTTATTAATGATGGCTCTTTTAcaagaaaatgtaaatatcaAAACTTAAAAACAATTACTATTCGCTCAGATAGCAAGAGCTCATGCGATAAGAAAGGGTTAAGATGTAAAGAAGCATGTATAAAAAGTGGAAGACTAAAGTTTAGAAAAGATACCTTTTAcaataacgaaaaaaaatataattcgaagaataatgaattatattcACATAAAGATAATATGGAAAAGTTCAAAATAGTACAATGTTATAAGGGGGATGGAGAACATGTGTTACTCGATCCTTTATATCGTTTTCGTTGTGATAAACTGAAGGAAGAAGAAACTCTaaacttaaataaaattaaaagaaatttaaaaaatttaactaGCGAAAAACCAAAGGAAATATGTTCTAATACAATACTACAAATACAGGATGAACAAAATGGAATGAAAGCTAAACTGTGCAATGTGGCTGATGCCccaagtaataataataatactaaaatCAGTAGCCAAATGACGAGATGTATATCTAAGAGAGCATTACCAAATAGATTAAATAGGCTGGATATTCCAAATATGTATGAAACTGATACGaacaataatgaaaaaggaagagTTAATGAAAGTTACTACCACAATAAAGACAGCAGCAGCAGATGTTGCTTAAATAGCGGGAGAGCAAATAAACGCAtaagtaaaagaaataaattcgAAGGAAACTATAAATATTACTCTAAATGCCCTTTGAAACGTATTTCACCTTCCATGGAtgataatgtaaataaaaaacgaaTAGGCAAAAGGTGTAGAAGTGACTACGGCTACTGTTTTAACGCAGTTAATGAAGAGCAAAACTATAATTTAAGTGATGGGCATTCAAAATATTCTGACAAAATGGTTGAGGGTAGTAAAAGTATTAATAGCTATCATCCTACTTCTAACATGttcgaaaaaagaaaaaacaaaaaaaaggaagacaAACAATTCATATCGTCCAGAAAAGCGAGGCAGTTAAACAGTACTATCAATGAATGTCATAACAAACTATCAGCGGAAAATTGTTATGATAAATACGATATGCAGTGTTCACAAAATGGAAGTAGCTCCGTTCTTGCAGGTGAGAATGAGCATTCACAAGGAAGTATAGATAAAGGAGGAAGAGAAGGAAGGATgagagaaaaaattatacggAACGAAGAATTTTTAGGAAAGGAGAAGATTATAGATATGGACAAAGTGCTGAGGGAACCTACTATAGGTAGAACTTCTACAAGCATAAGCAAAATATGTGAAACTGATACCTACGGTTGTATAGATGGCTATACTAAAAATCAGCTATGTGATATAAGACTATTACGAGGAAATTTTTCGcatcaagaaaaaaaaagagaaataaagaaCTCATATAGCTACACTAATAGATCATCGAAAGGAGGAAATAGCACATTGTATGCAGTGGGAAGATATCCAGTTGTAGTAAAAGATGAACAAAgagataaaatgaaaatgtgcAATATTCCTAGTACGAGAAGTATATATCATGGAAAAAATTCATCCATacacatgaaaaaaaaaagtatgttaGGAAAATATAGATCTAATTTGGATGATGTTGAGTTAGAGCATAATTCATATTCCAATAAAGTACATGAAACGGAAAGACAATCAAATCAAAGGATGAGATGTTATTCCAGTGAAGGTGAGAAAAGTATATGTAATGTGGATTCAAAATTGGATAAATTGTATTCTACGCAAGATGGATTTTCTAGAtgtgtacataaaaatgggggggcatataaaaaagagagCACAAAATGTTGCCACCATAACTCGGACAGTAACAACAGTATGagcaataatttaaaatcaAAATCAAAAGATGataaattatcatatatactATCGagcaataaatttattagagcacaaaggaaaaagaagaggGGAGCGTTAGAAGGCTTTGTTTGCGAGGGGGAGTGTAATAACTTATTAAGGAATGGTAGAGAAATGGTAAAGCATTCGAATGGAGATAAACATGGGGAACCACccaaaaatgttttatataatgaacatAGAAGTGGTACAAGTGTTAGAAGAGGTGTAAGTGTCAGAAGCAGTAATCGTGGTAGAAGCGATAAACGGGGGAACTCCACTGAGCTTAAGAGAAGAATCCCCGATTTAGTTAATCACGAAGAAAGATATTACacaaaaaacaatatttacGATTCTGCAGGGGTAAGAAGTGAAAATGACAGTAAATATCATTCTAATGAAAGAAGGCTTTATCGAAAGGAAAGGAATCATACATATGGAAATGACTACAAAGGAAAAAGTACAAAATGTTCAAGTAAGTCCAAGGGTTATGGAACAACAAAATATGCTAatgatatgaataataatgaagaagccaaatataaaaatgaaagaaaaaaaagagagttTCTACAATATAACAATTCTTACAGTTCTAACCATAGTAGAAATAGATCATTGtatgagaaaaatataagtcCTTGTAATTCGCATAAACAAGATTTTCATTTTAGCACTTCACGAAATTGCGATAGCAACACATACAACttgaatgaaaaattaagtgATATAAATGTGCCTACTgtgattttaaaaaaaccaACGATAATAATTAGCGATAATAGTAATGGTGataaagaagagaaaaaagaatttgggaaaaaaaatatttttacttgttcgtatgttaatgaaaattataatccTAAGGAAAAAGTACATTCTAGTAGTATTCATTCTAAAGAAGGCAACAATATGGATCATTATTACTCATCTGAATTTCATAATCGAAAAAACGAACTTTCTAAAAATAGGGAAAATATCATTAGCCAAAATGCGCATGAAAAAAGCACAAATGATATTTATAGGATTAACTGCACAAGTAAAGAGGAAAATGATCTAAgcgtaaaaaaaatgaacaggTCAAAATTATCATACATCTTATATGATGAGCATGATGATATGGGTAAGAATAATAACAagtttttcaaatttaagaaaaaaaaaaaatatgatacaACCGATGAACAGTTAAGATATAAAATTGCAACATCTACTGGTAGCAGCCATGATAAAAAGGAATCATCAACAAAATCAAGAATAATAAACGAGCCCATAAGGGGTGTAAAAcgtgaattatatattagtacGAATGAGGAAAATAGATATTTTCGTGAGCAAAAAAATAGCAGTGTAGAAAAAGATcgtgaatatataaaaagcatTAACCGGTCATTAAGTTCTCACCCAACAAATTACGAAAACGTAGAAAAAAATTCGAAAAATGGTAACTtaagtatgcatatatataatagtaagAACATTGATAATGTTTTCTTACACAgagagaaaagaaaaagtagtGAATCAATTTGTCGAAAGGTTAGCAGCAATTTAAGGGAAGAGCACATATTTCCAGATACAGAAACTGATCGATCAAAAATATCCTCAAAGGGGAAAAGGAACGCGCAAATAAATACGGATGAGAAAAAACACATTTGTGCAGATAATTATAACACTATAAATAGTGGACTTTTTGAGGcagatgaaaaaattttacaaacaGATTCgctaaaaagaagaaattcgGGAAAACTCATGGATGGTCAACTAGTAGGAAGCCACCACACAGACAGTGTTGAACGCCCTCTCAGCAGTAACATAGATGTGCAAAATTATAGTAGAagctatataaatatgaatagtaaaaatttacatataggATGCACAAAATTAAGCACTGATGATTATAGAACATTAATATGTAGGAAAAACAGTTTGTCATCTACTAGTGCGAATTGTGACAATGAACAAACGGAGGGAAGTAATGAGGACTTTTGCAAAAGTGCAAAAGATATATATCTCAAAAGGCAATCTGAAAATAGCCTTAAATCACGTAAACAAAAGAGtatatcatataataataaatgggAAAGTAAAGATAAACTTGGAAACAACATGAACACAAAAAAGGGAAGCGGATTGGTGTATCACAAAGAAGGTCTATTTGATGGAGGAACAAACACAGATCTATCTTATCGAAGAAATAAGTACTCTAtcaaaaaatgcataaattcATTTACTCCTCAACATGATAATACAGAGAGGGGAAATCACGATAATACCGATAGATATGACGATATGGATAATTACAgtgataattataatgataaCTACGAATGTATTAATAGAGGTGCTTCTTCACAAATAAATGgggataaagaaaaaagattGACGGATTCGCATAATAATAACTcgtttaaaattaaaaataaaggaaatatGAATAATCATAGAAGAGGAAAGGGACAAAAAATTATCCATGCGTTACACTATAATAACTATTCCGATTCAGAAAAATGCAAAAGTTCCAACGTCAATACAAGTGATCATATATCTAGAggaaatattatgaatagtTCAagtgaatatttaaattgtcATAATACAAATGGAAGTCTTACATCAACAGTGAATAAagcatttgaaaaaaaaaaaaaaattagatcaAAATGTAGCTCAGATTCTAAAAGTGTCGAAGAAATACGATATTCTAATAgtagagaaaataaaaattttaaaaatagtatatcaggatataataaagaaatggAAAACTATGACAACAATAACTTGCGTAATGCACATACAAAACTTTCATCTGAGTCAGACAAAAAGTggagtgaaaaaaaaagtaaatcaaaaaatatgaacaattatCACAGTAATATACATACCTGTAAGGCTATGAGCaatgagaaaaaattaacaattaattcttttaatgaaaatatattatctgAAAAGGATGAAGTGAATGATAAGTATTCATTTAATAAGAGCTTAAATTTGAGTAAGACAATGAATAAATTTGATCAAAATAAAGCAAGCAATAGTATAGTActaaaagaagaagaaaaaggaaaaggtaCAAATTGTAGCAATtccataatatttaattcgGTAAATGGTCAGATGAGCCAAGGAATACAAAACGCATGCAAAGGTCAGGTGATTAGTTATTTAACAGACAATAAGGCCGATAATAACGGAAAAAGAACAGACAATTATAACTGTGCAATGTATAACGTGGCAGGAGATGAGGGGAATGCAAATGTTAGTGCAAATGTAGGTAAAAGTGAGAGCCATATTAAAATTCAAACTGAAGGAGATGCAGTAAAAAGGGAAATGAGTTCAGAATATTGCCCAATgaattgttttaatataggtgaggataaaaatataccaaGAAAACCGCTTAACAGTGTCTTAGGTTTAAAAGAGGCAAATGATTACATGAAGAATGAGCTAAACTACTACTTAACtaatagtataaaaaatgaaaatgctCATGAGGACAcgacaaaaaaaatggattgTACACCCTCAAGTTTTAATATggtaaatgatataaaaaatagtgtACATAATGAAGAGcctataaaaaacatatacaaTACTAGTAATATTGTAGACAAATCGTATTTTTGCGTAAGGGATAACagagaaatatttaataccTTAAACAGTGGTGAAATAAACTGCAtacatgaaaatattaataacagTGTTAGTAATGGTAATAGGAACAGCAGTGATAACATTGACGGTAACggtagtaatagtagtagcgCTAACAGTAATGGCAACAGTGGGTATAGCAGCGTATGCatcagaaaaaataatagtaacgcCTCCGATATAGCCACTGCACACAATAGCAGTACACCCGTTGGTAGTGGCATTCCTGTGACTACTAATGCATATCCAAATGGTACATGTCTAAGTGAAGAAAGAGGAAATCCAATCTGTTTTAATGGAAACGGAAATGTATTTACATGTATTAATTCAAATGAAagagaacaaataaaatttactaaCCCTGCATTTAGAATTTCAAGTGATAGTGAATTAAGAAAAGGATATCATAATAACGTATATTATGACGATATCAATAGGAATCAAAATGTAAGTGTTCCTCCACTTACTAGTACTACTAATACGAATAATAGTATGATTTATCAAATGCCCCCCAGTTACCATCTGATGAATAAACGTTCTATATACGGCAACGCGATTAATCCGACGTCGACGGCGCCTGAACCGGCAACTAGGAGCATTATATTCAATTATAATAGGACTAgcaataatgataataatattaatagtgaATATATGAacggaaaaaatattagcagtaataatattatcagtaataatattagccgtaatattattaacgGCAATAATAATGATCCTAATTTAGTTATTAACCCTAGCCTAGTGAACGGTAACGGTTCAGGTGGAACGTACTATTATAGTAAAGCCTTCAGTACGGGTAACCTACATAATGAAcattttaagaataatatattttacacgAAATTTGCAAGTAATGATAACAATTATAGCGATAATAAGAACAATATATTACTAAACAGACTTGTgaataacaataatgaaGGGAGTGATTCACCTATTAATATCCCTGAAGCTCAAGGTATACTTGATCCtaattttagtaaaataaataatacagtTCAAATGAATAACacaaaaatgcaaaatataattaataataattatgctAATTTACGTAATAACCCtcttgttaataataatatgaagaatcaaaatattttctatgaTATCAATGGAAAAGCATATATGCACTCTGTGGTAACGgcataa
- a CDS encoding ATP synthase-associated protein, whose protein sequence is MGFHIQSYIAMMGRGINPKTWKRLWTNYKNKQIIHVYNDVAEFTNNQIAQVVRVYQYRYWWWANPFGMGLIFYLGYKAWYMIYMNHKQRKMAQVVASAYGQGGQWLNPVPK, encoded by the exons atggggtTTCATATACAATCTTATATAGCCATGATGGGTAGGGGAATAAATCCCAAAACATGGAAGAGATTGTGGacaaattacaaaaataaacaaataatacatgtatacaatGATGTAGCagaatttacaaataatcaAATTGCCCAGGTTGTTAGGGT GTATCAGTATAGGTATTGGTGGTGGGCAAACCCTTTCGGCATGGgattgattttttatttaggaTACAAGGCATGGTATATGATATACATGAATCATAAACAAAGAAAGATGGCTCAAGTCGTTGCATCGGCATATGGCCAGGGAGGTCAGTGGCTTAACCCCGTTCCCAAGTGA
- a CDS encoding phosphatidylinositol N-acetylglucosaminyltransferase subunit H: protein MKNEIRKIEHVYGIEYVSEKKEKKKKVYKKGYFVFNEFQIFLFVTYLSFIVVYSNNQCLEKLFLINNVGIQIEKKDLFQRQLKFICLNDVKSIFINENFNLEMKSLVNIYRDMKRIVFYNDYKKLRGVKAVDIKEEKGENEEENNFVFLDDVAYAANIKSSSEEENIFKLLNFSSGENHKIDDKSQELEKMKIYDIYINKKLALEIMNN, encoded by the exons atgaaaaacgaaataaGGAAAATTGAACATGTGTATGGAATTGAATATGTATcagagaaaaaggaaaaaaaaaaaaag GTATATAAGAAAGgatattttgttttcaatGAATTTCAAATATTCCTTTTTGTCACTTACTTGTCATTTATTGTAGTATATTCAAATAATCAGTGTCTCG AAAAGCTTTTCCTAATAAACAATGTAGGCATACAAATTGAGAAGAAGGATTTGTTCCAGCGTCAGTtgaaatttatttgtttaaatgACGTAAAAAGCATTTTCATTAATGAG aaTTTTAACTTAGAAATGAAAAGCTTAGTAAACATATATAGGGATATGAAAAGAATAGTTTTTTATAACGATTACAAAAAGTTAAGAGGTGTGAAAGCAGTAGATATCAAGGAAGAAAAAGGTGAAAacgaagaagaaaataattttgtattcCTTGACGATGTTGCATATGCAGCAAATATTAAATCTTCTagtgaagaagaaaatatttttaaattattaaattttagtTCAGGAGAAAACCATAAAATTGATGATAAATCACAAGAACTtgagaaaatgaaaatatatgacatatatataaataaaaaattagcattggaaataatgaataactga
- a CDS encoding hypothetical protein (conserved Plasmodium protein), producing MGEYIRKIPFYNDYEKKKDLLKFSCLKEDNEDELQRNLKKKNMNDDVHFIKKTHLNPMQSQQSTALHHFVCINKLKEDISQNYNAYEKKFPFLIDTTVTKPQETKSIRDVLNDIYEQDDVHKTRLSEDIKTKAMLLERRKKLFIAEWQGCRRYPVKEGDSSPCSELCDNEMMNIHEVLLDPEKNYVYEQKCICLYKEVVKNKNKLLTLKNYGLGQSPSDFVFSYPDIKANSKMGTPLNSNNSKDNYNNINSSSSSKSDRNKKVKRGKKKEKENSH from the exons atgggGGAATACATAAGAAAAATACCCTTTTATAAcgattatgaaaaaaagaaagatcTCTTAAAATTTTCCTGTTTAAAAGAAGATAATGAGGATGAGTTGCAAAGAAACttgaagaagaaaaacatGAACGATGATGTTCATTTTATAA AGAAAACCCATCTAAACCCGATGCAGTCACAACAGTCAACTGCTTTGCATCATTTTGTCTGTATC aataaattgaAAGAGGATATCTCTCAGAACTACAATgcatacgaaaaaaaatttccgtTTCTTATTGATACTACTGTGACAAAACCTCAAGAAACGAAGAGTATAAGGGACGTATTAAACGATATATACG agCAGGATGACGTACATAAAACTAGATTAAGTGAAGATATTAAGACAAAAGCAATGTTATTGGAAAGGAGAAAAAAGCTTTTTATCGCTGA GTGGCAAGGATGCAGAAGGTACCCAGTTAAGGAAGGGGATTCATCCCCATGCAGCGAATTAT GTGATAACGAGATGATGAATATTCATGAGGTGCTTTTAGACccggaaaaaaattatgtgtaTGAACAAAAATGCATATGCTTATACAA GGAAGtcgtaaaaaataagaacaaatTGTTAACCCTAAAAAATTATGGGTTGGGGCAATCCCCTTCAGATTTCGTTTTTTCATATCCTGACATTAAGGCAA actCAAAAATGGGTACGCCCCTAAACAGCAACAATAGCAAGGATAATTACAACAACATtaacagtagtagtagtagcaagAGTGAca GGAACAAAAAGGttaaaaggggaaaaaaaaaagaaaaagaaaacagcCACTGa